Sequence from the Pecten maximus chromosome 8, xPecMax1.1, whole genome shotgun sequence genome:
TTTTTGTGTTAATTGCAAATAAAATCAATCATCAGTTAAAAAATCAAGTAAGGTACATGACAATTCATCAAGATAAGACTAGCCAgaagaatatatatactttgtatgtTATGAAGTATTTGTATTTACATTACAGGCTTGGGTGGGACATCCATACTTTGATGTGATAGATAACAGTTCAAACTTTGAGGAGAAAATAAACCGAATGATATCTGtaagtaacacatacaggtaatgtttacctgtaattaacaATGATTGATAATTGTTATATTCATAATTTTAGCTTACATGCCCAAAGAGCTTATGCTGTAGTGTGGTGTCTATTGGCCGTTATTGTATGTCCACCAGGCATCGGTATGTCCTTTTCAACAGCTTAATAACCAAGATTGTCATCATATTTGGTCATGAGCATGTCGGGATCAAAGGCTTCCAGATTATGAAAATGAATGAACTTTACCTATTTTCAAAACCATatacaggggtcaaatgtacTTAAtgtgtttaaacaacttcttctcttaGCCCATGCAGAGACCTGTTATCAGGCCTGTATCATGGGATGAATGGCTGCCAGCTTTGTTCAAGTGACTGACCTTGATCcatatttaaggtcacaggggtgaaatatgataaaattcTTAAATAGATAAACTCTTTAAATAACTTCTTAACACCATTGCCCTGTGACCAAGCATCATAATATTTGGCAGGTAGCTTCCTGGCATGACTTTCTTTCAAGATCAGATGTTTAATgtgtttaatacatttttttttttttttgaagatcTTGGTCCATGTGATTGGCAAGGAAAATGTTGGTTCGAATGGCTATATATTCTGCTTAGATGAATTTAGCCTTACTCTTATTAAATGAAGTGGTATTCAGCAGCCACATAGATGAACATTCTATGTTGCAATTGTAGCAaatgagcaatacaggcccattgggcctcttgtataatCCTTtctttttgttatatttgtttgaaaacaTGAATTCCATGTAGTAGgtcattaatttaattttgtcgGAAGGATTTTATGGTTGAGAATGAGTGGAGGTCTTCTAAACTGAAACGATATTGAAAAAGTATTTTTAGATTCAATTTGggaatattttctttgtttccaATAGCTAAGATCTCAGCAATAAAAGGTTTTcttaatatcaaaaatattaatCTAAAAATGAtagttaatgaaaaaaaaaaaaaaaaataatggttaaaatatgtatatgatatatgtttgACAGGCAGTATGTAACAGACTGGGGATAGACGTCCAGGATCGTCTCAGTTCTAACAGTAGAAAGAGGAAGTTTCTGGTTAAAACAGTGGGGGATCTAAAGGTAAGAATACAGAAAATTCTTGATAGTGTCATTATCAGGATAGGATATTCCTGATAATGTCATTATCAGTATCAGAGTGAAGCGTGATTAGAGCAAACTTGCGTTTAAGatattgatatgatttgttaTCTGCcaaatatatagtaaaatagTGTTGCATTAAATGGAACCCACTGTACCATAGAAGTCAAATTTTCCTTCAGGAATCTCCCAGCATTCATTGTACAGGAAGTTGTGTTTGTTGTAGAATTTCCCACAGTTCCAGGACtttactgtacaacatgacTACCTCGTAACTCCAAGTCGTAAGATGCAGGCCAGAATCAGGAAGAGAGGACAGCACAGTAAGTCGCCTGTACCTAATTAAGCCTACAAATTTCTCATAACAACCGTCAGTCACCTGTACCTAATTAAGCCTACAAATTTCTCATAATAATTGTCAGTCACCTGTACCGTTTTAGGTCTATAGATTTCTCATAATAATGGTACACCTTCTACAAATTTCTCATACTAGTCATTggttacacatcctatcaggTCAACTAATTTCTCATTATAATCATCAAGCCCTGTTTCCAAAcatttcacaataaaaaaattactttttgtaGCTGTTTATGGTTTGAAATGAAAGCTGATGCAATATTTGCTGTTTCTGACAGATTCCTGGACATATACTCATACTATTAGACGACCAGAAATTAGCAACGAAATGGTGGAATTAAGAATGGTGATATCTAATAAGGACTACAAGGTTGGTACAGATCACTGCTTCAAtcttcatttttattgttaGATTATAGGTCATCTGACTccaagggtcaggatgacctatagtcattgtGCTTCgtctgtcgtcatgcgtcgtCAGTTGTGAACCATCAGCTGTGCTttaacttttcacatttcaaacttctgaAGTGCTACtggtgggattgagctgaaacttgcctggaATGATCCTGAGGTGATCTTGACAAGGTGTTGTTCTTTTTCAAGTCGGCCCGAAATcgaagatggccgccatggctgaCATCTTGGAAAACTCATTTAAACTTCTTCAGTTCCATTGGTGTCATTGAGCTGGATATTTGTGAGAATGTTAAGGAAAGTGAGTAagcaaagtgttgttatttttacgCTTGGTAAAACCTTTGATATCATAGCCATGGCGACCATTTTGTTTCATGATTGTGCAATgaatggttttcctgaacaaatCCTAtactttaaacttcttctcaagttacACCAGTGGCATTCAACTCAAACTTGGCTACAATGATTTTTAGATTGTCCTGACCAAGTATTGTTCTTTTTCGTGTctgtccaaaatccaagatagccacCATGGCCAATAGTACCACTATACTTGCTAATGAACATATAATGAATATATgtactacaatagtacaagtGTCTTAAGAGTaagatgaccattaaggcccatgggcctcttgtctctATTGTGTTTGAAGTGATtatgaaatatcacaaaatcccaatctaattgaaattagacttgtaatttcagCTCGTCTAcgatacactgtaatatacgaTCTAACAATTCCCCacaggaggtcatctcagcatgacatTTGAGCTCGGTCAATCGGCGTGCTGCCTATATAAAGTTTTCATTCTTGGGAACTTTTAATATTTGTGTAACATTCTAGAGATATTCCAATGGTCAATAGCAACCATAAACAATTTGGCTTCACCTACCGGTATTACTGTGAACACCTcaacaaatttatattttaacaaaattaaattgaatttgcTAAATTGAGTTTTAAATACTAAGGAGACTCATATAAGACTCTTTGTCATTGGTTGATTATTGATATCATTGACCATGCAGTTTTCATTGACTTATATTAgaagctcaaaggtcatgctgacATGACCTCCTACAAGTTTATTGTTAGATCTTGAATTGCAGTGTAtagtagaggagtggaaattacaagtctaagtttaattagattgaaaCTAGTCCTAGCAGTTTATCATTGAATTTTTACTAAGTATGGAGTAAGAGTGTCACGGGATTtgtagttttatgtttgtaggaattttcaatgaaaatttgCTATTGGTATGGAGTAGTCTGGGTGTCTCAGCatttatagttatatatcattatttatttgtttttcaattctGCAATATTTATGGTACCTTCTGTAGGCATAAATCATAATCATCATTTTAAACTTCAGTCCTTTGACTTCCTTTAATGTAATTAATAAaccatgactttttttttatcaacggAACCAAATTGTTCAGACAAAgtataaaaaaattgatatttaaggTAAAAAGGATGAATTTTCAGAAAGTCTGTGGATGAAGTTTATGAGAGAGAATCTGGaaattattcattgttttgtattattcattgttttattgtccaATCTTTGAGAATGTTCTCACGATTCCTTTGTCAGAACCTGTTTGCACAGAGAGATGAGAGACACTCGTCCATCTACAAGAAGCGGCGCTGTTTCCTGTGGAACAACCAATATTTCCACTTGGACATGTTTGAGGACACCTGCCCTCCAGAGTAAGTCAGTTGTTATACAGACAAGAGACCAGTCAGCAATTCAAAGGGATCACTGTTACTGATTAATGTACCTGGTAAAAACATGCCTGAATGATAAACCTGCTAAATATACACCTGAATAATGAACATGTGACAAACACACCTGAATAGTGAACCAGTTAAATACACACCTTACTAATGAACCTGTTAAATACAcactataataaaatatatctttaatagaaTCTCAATAAGTACGGTAAATGATTTTAAAGCTAtcataaatacagtaaaactcggataagtcgaagtcgacgggaccgagtaaaatattcgacttatccgatggttcgacttatccgtgtccgtttgtatacggagacaaaacaCCCGACTATCATCGTTTGTATGCATGCAGAACTGGTGCTTGATAAcatagtcgaaaataagcaataaataataacaaagatatttattaattgtacatgataacacttattcctttatctaataaacaatattgtgagAGTTACGGATCAAAACAAAGTTCATGCGTAAAATCATCTTTGACATAGATACGcgatttacacacgggagtcgTACAATGACCGCATAATATTTTACGAAAACGATAATACATTgtaagaatataaatgtatacagtgtactcatatttatttatcttaaaatccatttatattgttctacaattaacaatttaaatttaaacaataaGCAGTTCATGGAAATTTGATCGACCGTACGCatgctgattttgtatcaaaggtgaaggccgcggtcaATGTTTATCGGCTGCATGATCATGTATTGCCACGATCTTTTGAACGAAGTAAAAACATCCCGCATATCATTgtcgtattcagaatttaggcatatataAATAATCAATGACATTCAAGTATTTTTTCTGCGCATTTTTCGATGGTAGATATTTAATTTAtcgtttactttttccttattttttcgGCGGCCATGTGTAtgaaaacagtaaacaaaacttAGGCCTATTGGTTTATACATtaaaacgtgcacattttattcttagttatgtatacctgaacgttttacttcacccgtgcacctgtataaacaatgggatgatgTGCGACCGACAGCCGAAACCTAACAATAGGCTCTGGTAACACCATTACGGCtgatcggtcacactcggtcaatcagGCGAAgccagcaaattttacctgagacagcatgacgcttcgatgttcgacacaaaaaatggaaattttggtatagtttagaagggaggtaccacaaaatatattcgacacaaccgtagtattcgattcaacagtgttcgaatcatccgtgcttaatttacaaagataaagaagggggaaaatcgggaccgaacgaaacgttcgactcatccgatgtattcgattcaaccgtgttcgacacaagtgagttttactgtacattgatTAAAAACACCTGTATTGCTAAATGTGTTATGTACTTGTAGTTTTATGTATTTGTTGTTCCGAGTGCAAAAATATAGGGATACCCTTTGCACAGATTGTGAGAGCCCTGGAAATTTTCACCCCCTGACAAATTTTTTTCCAAGTATGCATTCAATAATAGGTGGTCTCAAGCTGTGGCACCAACCTATCAAACACAAATTGACAATTCTTGTATCAGGTATGTTTACTGaacattttaaattgtttatgtTGACAGGTGCAAAGGCCTTATACTCCTTGAAACCTACACAATAAAAACCGGTGATGATCTCCAGTTGCCAGACTTTCTAGAGATTGAGAAAGAAGTGACCAACAATCCAAAGTTCTCCATGTTTAACTTGTCTTTGAAGGATCCTGCCCAATTCAAACGGCTACACCTTAGTTCTGTGACCAGTGATGATGGACTGTAACAGCTGGTAATCACTGTTAAAGAGaagataattaattaattatataagggATATTATGTATGTCATTgtaacaggggagataattctgtatatcattgtaacaTTCCCCCCAGTTTTACCTACCATGCCTTGATGTTGTCAGTGTGGTTTACACTTCCTGACCTGTCTTTGAATGAATCAGTCTAGAATTATAATCATTGTGAAACTATAACAAGTGATTTTATCAGCTTTGGTAAAATGTTTGGAAATGTTAAATAACTGAAAAGTTTCCCTTTAAATCaaagtacagtcaaacttcgatgtttcaaagttaaagggactaacagaaaaacgtcgaaacagcgggacttcaaattattcatggttgacaatagatcaatgttttcttgataatgaccatatctgttaacgttacatatcctcggtgtcttcgtgtcaatcgtcgcctgtcaggctcacatcgaaaagtttagttaatttaccCCAAacccaacaaaataaaaacacttttcatcaattatacctaagtattttaaaattaaacaaactatgtatctatgttacaaaacacttatatcccGTCTAATAGATAAAGCAAAAATACAATGCACACTTATGTTAACGTTTTTTCTGCTAAATGTGTTAatgttatgtgcatataaaatacggaatgccgatcagTTGAATATGcttgattgaatgacaaataactgatatacatggatatttatgtataagtttgaaacgtgacacattgaatatgagtgaagacatcgcttgtgtttaaaattgatccGCTTGTTTTACTGTTCCGTAATATTTACTCACcaaccgctgatttcaatggcggcggagatcaTCAAAGACGGCTACCAGTATGGTTTACTGGAGTGATTAAATGCCATGGCTTCTAAATATaccatttatctatcaatttagtCTTATTATTAATTAAGCCCATGATTGTGAGTGACAACGCACGCCacgttatccctattgtcagtcagggcatttggtGGAGGGGTGTGAAATCTTATGCCACGGGGGCAacaacaaacacctgtccagtggtcagtacaggtaaaattttgttataatcatgagatgtcaattacctatactATCATGgctaacgggccatgaaaaaagttcgatacatcgaaaacttcaatttataaaaatttgaatcatacataggttccttagtagcgttatatagtgaggaaattcgggaccaagcaaaaagttcgatacagcgagaaattagaatcaacgaagttcgaatcatcgaggtttgactgtatatatatcttccATTTCATAGATAATTATACTGTGGAATGATggttaaatgtttttttttatatacagagATGGATGTTGATAGTAATGCTACAATTGGTGGTGCTGAGATTTCATTTTGagattttattgcatttcagaATTTAATATGGTGTATCAAATTACTACATAGAAATTGTTTCAACAGACCAGTCTGTACTGATGTGGTCAtatccttgggcaagacactttactctgATTACTCTCGATGGCATGTGACATGCCTCCCATTCTGTTTTGTCAAACTCTATAAAACAGAACAGGGAGAGGttgccaccagctactacaaggcaACCCCCATCCATAATTGACCCTGGTTTTCCGGGGTTAAACCCAACAAACAGAAATTGTGTCCTTGATATTTCATTG
This genomic interval carries:
- the LOC117333576 gene encoding TRPL translocation defect protein 14-like; protein product: MSQAVGDNKNKVYKVVLTGGPCGGKTTGQSRLSSFFESIGWQVYRAPETAFVLMSGGVKFTNLSKDQAYRFQENLLKTMVQIENTFFDLAKQSKQNCLVICDRGLKDASAYVEKDDWERMKRENNWDEVDIRDNRYNQIIHMVSAASGAEPFYTVAGHATRHEDLEGARQLDKITAAAWVGHPYFDVIDNSSNFEEKINRMISAVCNRLGIDVQDRLSSNSRKRKFLVKTVGDLKNFPQFQDFTVQHDYLVTPSRKMQARIRKRGQHNSWTYTHTIRRPEISNEMVELRMVISNKDYKNLFAQRDERHSSIYKKRRCFLWNNQYFHLDMFEDTCPPECKGLILLETYTIKTGDDLQLPDFLEIEKEVTNNPKFSMFNLSLKDPAQFKRLHLSSVTSDDGL